Proteins from a genomic interval of Oncorhynchus nerka isolate Pitt River linkage group LG13, Oner_Uvic_2.0, whole genome shotgun sequence:
- the LOC115139977 gene encoding immediate early response gene 5-like protein produces MMEECAIDAQNIISISLQKIHNSRTQRGGIKLHKNLLVTYVLANARDFYMSVEFAGMYSIQQNGEMRTVSDEKQDSFELTGNCDDRAGEFCCNYSGDSLDTYHCAAPQSAGYPAMVPEAHTQTVPACPMAPVRHCDFNPAMVPEAHTQTVIACPMAAVRHCDSNLLDSEISWDYYSEPYTFKRDILISNTPNNQKTVLDLDTHVVTTVDYGYLHADYCLSFKQHGQCLQGSPKKRKIDSSYVSDSDYLSDFFPMSCKQIRSEDVYCCNSEQLDTNNISNLMSVLDSGFNELLNWHTDLEQVGLVNGQTNCCKQALACSGAWTRAIEAF; encoded by the coding sequence ATGATGGAGGAATGTGCCATTGACGCACAGAATATTATCTCCATTTCTTTGCAGAAAATCCATAACTCCAGGACGCAGAGAGGAGGTATCAAGCTCCACAAGAACCTGCTAGTTACCTACGTCCTGGCGAACGCTAGAGACTTTTACATGAGCGTGGAGTTCGCAGGAATGTACAGCATACAGCAGAACGGGGAGATGAGGACAGTCTCTGATGAAAAGCAGGACTCATTTGAATTGACCGGGAACTGCGACGATAGAGCTGGTGAGTTTTGCTGCAACTACAGCGGGGATTCGTTGGACACTTACCACTGCGCAGCACCACAGTCGGCTGGTTACCCAGCAATGGTGCCCGAAGCGCACACCCAAACGGTACCTGCCTGTCCCATGGCTCCTGTGCGTCATTGTGACTTTAACCCAGCAATGGTGCCCGAAGCGCACACCCAGACGGTAATTGCCTGTCCCATGGCTGCTGTGCGTCATTGTGACTCTAACCTGTTGGACTCGGAAATCAGCTGGGACTATTATTCCGAACCTTACACATTCAAACGGGACATTCTTATTTCAAACACACCCAACAATCAAAAGACTGTATTGGACTTGGACACACATGTAGTGACTACTGTCGATTATGGATATCTCCACGCAGACTACTGCTTGTCTTTTAAACAACATGGTCAGTGCCTGCAAGGTTCACCTAAGAAACGAAAAATTGACTCAAGTTATGTTTCTGATTCCGATTATCTGTCTGACTTTTTTCCCATGTCATGCAAACAGATTAGGTCTGAGGACGTTTATTGTTGTAATTCCGAACAACTGGACACAAataacatctccaatctcatgtCAGTGTTAGACTCGGGGTTTAATGAGCTGTTGAACTGGCACACGGACTTGGAACAAGTAGGCCTAGTTAATGGACAAACAAACTGTTGCAAACAAGCATTGGCGTGCAGCGGTGCATGGACGAGAGCAATTGAAGCTTTTTGA
- the LOC115139976 gene encoding carnitine O-acetyltransferase-like has protein sequence MLGLLLRVVLRPGLVKPCCLVKPMSVTILPERSSHHQDNLPKLPVPPLRQTFERYLLMLEPLLSEEEMDHTRKLVKEFLIPEGVGDRLQRSLERRASNKENWLTEWWMQSAYLDSRMPVAVYSSPGVVLPRMTFQDRQGQMRFAAKLISGVLDFKQMIDNETLPIEYLGGKPLCMDQYYQILSSCRIPGPKRDTVVNHAIGKVAPTHITVVHNFQFFVLDVYNSDGSPLTVDQIYMQMEKIWNSSLQSNKEPIGILTSQHRNTWGKAYNNLIKDKTNKESVRAIQKSIFTVCLDAPMPQMSEQRYQSRVAAQMLHGGGSRWNSGNRWFDKTLQFIVGEDGTCGLVYEHAPAEGPPIVFLVDYLVEYIRGRMEVVRAPMIPLPMPPKLRFNITPEVKKDIESAKQNMNIMSHDLDVNVVNFADYGRNVPKAHKMSPDAFIQMALQLAYFRMYKMCCSTYESASLRMFALGRTDTIRSCSNESLKFVQAMEDLAKPNTEKVSLLDKACQAHVEYTRMAIHGQAIDRHLLGLKLQAIEELTSMPEIFMDTAYAVAEHPNLSTSQAGAKTDCVMCFGPLVPDGYGVCYNPMADHINIAITAFNSCEETHAANFGRAMKKALRDMRSLLEETAKAKQ, from the exons ATGTTGGGTCTTCTTTTGAGAGTCGTG TTAAGGCCGGGCTTGGTGAAGCCATGTTGCCTGGTCAAGCCGATGTCAGTGACCATCCTCCCAGAGAGGTCCTCGCATCACCAGGACAATTTGCCCAAGCTGCCCGTGCCTCCACTAAGGCAGACATTTGAGCGCTACCTGTTGATGCTGGAGCCCCTGCTCAGTGAGGAGGAGATGGATCACACACGCAAGCTAGTCAAGGAGTTCCTCATTCCTGAGGGAGTGGGAGACAGGCTGCAGAGGAGCCTGGAGCGCAGAGCTAGCAACAAAGAAAACTGG CTGACAGAGTGGTGGATGCAGTCAGCCTATCTGGATTCCCGGATGCCTGTGGCAGTCTATTCCAGCCCTGGGGTGGTCCTGCCCCGCATGACCTTCCAAGATCGCCAAGGACAAATGAG GTTTGCTGCTAAATTGATTTCAGGAGTTTTGGACTTCAAACAAATGATTGACAA TGAGACCCTACCTATTGAGTATTTGGGTGGGAAGCCTCTGTGTATGGACCAGTACTACCAGATCCTGTCCTCCTGTCGTATCCCTGGACCAAAGAGAGACACTGTGGTCAACCATGCTATCGGGAAAGTGGCCCCTACTCACATCACTGTGGTCCATAACTTCCAG TTCTTTGTCCTGGATGTGTATAACAGCGATGGCTCCCCACTGACGGTGGATCAGATTTACATGCAAATGGAGAAAATCTGGAACTCGTCCCTGCAGAGCAACAAGGAGCCTATCGGCATCCTGACTTCCCAGCACCGCAACACCTGGGGCAAAGCCTACAACAACCTCATTAAGG ACAAGACAAATAAGGAGTCTGTCCGTGCTATCCAGAAGAGCATATTCACAGTGTGTCTAGACGCCCccatgccacagatgtctgagcAGCGCTACCAGAGCCGCGTCGCTGCCCAGATGCTGCATGGTGGAGGGAGTCGCTGGAACAGTGGCAACCGCTGGTTTGATAAGACATTACAG TTTATTGTGGGTGAAGATGGTACCTGTGGTCTGGTGTATGAGCATGCCCCAGCTGAAGGACCACCCATTGTGTTCCTGGTGGACTATTTGGTTGAGTACAT CAGGGGAAGGATGGAGGTAGTACGCGCTCCCATGATCCCTCTGCCCATGCCTCCCAAACTGCGTTTCAATATCACACCTGAGGTCAAGAAGGATATTGAGTCGGCCAAACAGAATATGAACAT AATGTCACATGACTTGGATGTGAACGTGGTCAACTTTGCTGACTATGGGAGAAATGTTCCAAAGGCTCACAAGATGAGTCCAGATGCCTTTATACAAATGGCTCTACAGCTTGCCTACTTCAG AATGTATAAGATGTGCTGTTCCACCTATGAGAGTGCGTCCCTGCGTATGTTTGCACTTGGTCGAACAGACACGATCCGCTCCTGCTCCAATGAGTCTCTCAAATTTGTCCAGGCAATGGAGGACCTAGCTAAACCG AACACAGAGAAGGTTTCTCTATTGGACAAGGCATGCCAAGCCCACGTAGAATACACACGCATG GCAATTCATGGCCAGGCCATAGACAGACATCTCCTTGGCCTGAAGTTGCAGGCGATTGAAGAACTGACGTCCATGCCAGAGATATTCATGGACACAGCCTATGCTGTGGCTGAGCATCCCAATCTCTCCACCAGCCAG gCTGGTGCCAAGACAGACTGTGTGATGTGCTTCGGTCCATTGGTGCCAGATGGCTACGGAGTGTGTTACAACCCCATGGCAGACCACATCAACATTGCCATTACAGCCTTCAACAGCTGTGAAGAGACACATGCTGCCAACTTTGGCCGGGCTATGAAGAAGGCTCTGAGAGACATGAGGTCTCTGCTGGAGGAGACAGCTAAGGCCAAGCAATGA